Proteins found in one Limnobaculum xujianqingii genomic segment:
- a CDS encoding autotransporter-associated beta strand repeat-containing protein: MNKKHNIRNSSEHRFNSLHKAIVLAFPALYLSLSMPIQAATTLTEGQDIYTNGLNTGAYDLFLGGNVSWNTMFAMNNAAKTVITIDGNNYTITANGSSTQRLLDITQVSNTVSITNATITSKPFTGPRYSLIRLYQLNDKVDINLEGTTFLDIGPTDYNTYASADYGPILSIRGSTGGVMNVDGGTAGVLFKGNHGLADQPGVVGLYSNNTMNFTGKVTFDNNWTANYGGALTVFDIAGSKMSFAGETNFTNNHSSVFGGAIDFWGASAVMDFNGPATFTGNYVYGTTTNSFDYPDHVDDQHTRGGAINIGYLSPGATGLNLNFNNNTIFKGNFVIDPKTNYNALGGAVSAYGNGGNYNYFMNFNGATTFDGNYVYSLTGSGYGGAIYYDAGAAATLNLGQGSSVINNYAKTQGGGIYLKTGTINLKANGGDILFQGNRQGASFALIGSGPLYAPVVGSGNPNAIYLGGTGSLNLDTSAGNFIQFYDPIASVSTATITVNKTGAGEVLFHGNSSNPGDPLYNSDIQTNTNVNGGAFSLTNGVSYGNSGFGIFAVNNGGTVQGSNNSILQAKNININSGGTVAANGGIFNLNAGTGGVVSTAGRFGGFGTIVAPSISLSTSAANVSTADIAAGNTLILDSLLTNAGSFSKAGAGTLVLTKTNTYTGATSVSEGTLQANNTNVIAASSGLNITGGVFNLNNFNQTLKSLSGTGGAITTGTGVLTVNSTNTTSYAGTISGNGNLLKQGTGGLTLTGNVTLNAPGSELLVTGGSLNISGGSQTQITKGTVDSNAALNLSDTGTNVQFNDLYVGNSASSSSTFFINSGAQAHINNILYIGSLANSQGSVLVNGAGTLLDANSVLVGNGAGGGTLNLNNSGVLLTSKLQRGTGTIGAVDFNGGILQAKGDSTDFISGFSEGELTLGASGGTIDSNGFNIATDNIFNRTGRLTKIGSGTFTLTGVNTYTGGTSVSGGTLRLTGVGAVGSGGVNIASGASMFVDTPSSGNYSFNNALTGNGLLQVGLLNASNTFQFGSGAGNAFAGTVQLGNSSFALSGTNTSVLTNATLQLDSGSTTSVGAGTQNIGGLTLNGGSLIFNNLATGVINTGALTLTSGSVAIDPSAITNISGNILGQDDGVDFRLITASSVAGSAANLTLTDLSGNPVVETADVIQNSNLVAIGSYDFALGDDATGLYTRYSLSQLDLQNGQTLTLSGDATAPTGMDELHAKITGSGSLLINATNSITLNNLANDYSGATTVGTGSLILGSNNALGNTSGLTINSGATANLNGKTQTIGLLNGAGSLNVNAGDLVITGGGFLSGVISGSAGNLTLQGGDLLLTGNNSYTGTTNINSGTTLQIGNGNTTGDYAGNIANNGQVVFNRSNASSYTGIISGSGYLSKFGTGTLTLSGVNTYQGGSQISFGTVVATQGNALGTGTVNNNSTLELNFASDSTLSNVLTGAGYLVKTGSGIATLNSLGSTQGNITVNQGTLAFTQDGIFNATSLTTADGATTDLAGESILNLSGALTQNNTSILNVGVGSGQTAINADTASLGGTLNITDFNANVPNNASALIGTEFTVIHTINGITNDFTTVDLDGVQSDVDYLTLAGRVVNGVDYNVGLHLTWQAGALLGNGVFTLGDASDLFNVDVVLADQTGPFTSNWDGKTLTKEGAGTLQLSSVNTYTGSTLINGGTLQTGIANAFATSSNVTVNSGATLDLNNFNQQANNLSGGGSITLGSAALTANNSTDTAFGGVISGTGNLIKDSTGTLTLSGINTYQGGTTINTGTLKVTQGGLWEPEPLIITICWS, from the coding sequence ATGAACAAGAAACATAACATCAGAAACAGTTCCGAACACCGATTTAACTCTTTACATAAAGCGATAGTTCTCGCATTTCCGGCACTCTATTTAAGCCTATCCATGCCGATTCAGGCGGCAACCACGCTGACGGAAGGGCAGGATATTTATACTAATGGGCTGAATACCGGTGCGTATGATTTATTCCTGGGTGGCAACGTTAGCTGGAACACCATGTTTGCCATGAATAATGCGGCCAAAACGGTGATTACTATTGATGGCAATAACTACACCATAACCGCCAATGGCAGCAGTACTCAGCGCTTACTGGACATTACTCAAGTCAGCAACACTGTCTCTATCACCAATGCCACCATTACTTCTAAACCTTTCACCGGGCCACGTTACTCATTAATTCGGCTCTACCAGCTTAATGATAAAGTTGATATCAACCTTGAAGGCACTACGTTTCTGGATATCGGGCCGACGGATTACAACACTTATGCCTCTGCCGATTATGGCCCAATCTTATCGATTCGTGGCAGTACCGGTGGTGTGATGAATGTGGATGGTGGTACGGCCGGGGTACTGTTTAAAGGAAACCATGGACTGGCGGATCAGCCCGGTGTCGTCGGACTCTATTCAAATAACACCATGAATTTCACCGGCAAAGTGACCTTTGATAATAACTGGACTGCTAACTATGGTGGTGCGTTAACGGTCTTTGATATTGCCGGTAGTAAGATGAGTTTTGCCGGAGAGACTAACTTTACCAATAACCATTCCTCAGTGTTTGGCGGAGCTATCGATTTTTGGGGTGCCTCAGCGGTTATGGATTTCAACGGCCCCGCTACCTTTACTGGCAACTATGTTTACGGTACCACCACCAATTCTTTTGACTATCCCGATCATGTTGATGACCAGCATACCCGTGGGGGTGCAATCAACATTGGCTATCTGAGCCCGGGAGCCACTGGCCTTAATTTGAACTTTAATAACAACACTATCTTTAAAGGTAACTTTGTTATTGATCCTAAAACCAATTATAACGCGCTGGGTGGTGCGGTTAGTGCCTATGGTAATGGTGGTAACTATAACTATTTTATGAATTTTAACGGTGCCACCACGTTTGATGGTAACTACGTTTATTCATTAACCGGCTCCGGTTACGGTGGAGCGATTTATTATGATGCGGGTGCCGCGGCGACCTTAAATTTAGGGCAGGGTTCCAGTGTTATTAATAACTACGCCAAAACCCAGGGTGGCGGTATTTATCTGAAAACCGGGACGATTAACCTGAAAGCGAATGGAGGAGATATCCTCTTTCAGGGTAACCGTCAGGGGGCAAGTTTTGCTCTCATTGGTAGCGGACCGCTTTATGCGCCGGTTGTCGGTTCAGGAAATCCCAACGCTATCTATCTGGGCGGCACCGGAAGCCTGAATCTGGATACGTCTGCTGGTAATTTCATTCAGTTTTACGATCCTATTGCCTCGGTTTCTACCGCAACCATCACCGTGAATAAAACCGGAGCGGGTGAAGTTCTGTTTCATGGCAACAGTAGCAATCCGGGCGATCCGCTGTATAACTCCGATATTCAGACCAACACTAACGTTAACGGCGGGGCCTTCTCACTGACGAATGGCGTTAGCTATGGTAATTCCGGTTTTGGTATTTTTGCGGTCAATAATGGCGGTACGGTTCAGGGAAGTAACAACAGTATCCTGCAGGCGAAAAACATCAATATTAATTCTGGTGGTACGGTAGCCGCAAACGGTGGGATCTTTAACCTGAATGCAGGTACTGGCGGCGTGGTATCAACTGCCGGGCGATTTGGTGGATTTGGTACTATCGTTGCGCCAAGCATCTCGTTAAGCACCAGTGCAGCTAACGTTTCCACGGCAGATATTGCTGCGGGCAACACCTTAATTTTAGATAGCCTGTTAACCAATGCCGGGTCATTCAGTAAAGCGGGTGCCGGTACTTTAGTTCTCACTAAAACCAACACCTACACCGGTGCTACCAGCGTCAGTGAAGGTACATTACAAGCCAATAACACCAATGTTATTGCCGCCAGCTCCGGGCTAAATATAACCGGAGGTGTATTTAATTTAAACAACTTCAACCAAACGCTAAAAAGCCTGAGTGGTACCGGCGGTGCAATTACCACCGGTACCGGAGTATTAACGGTTAACAGCACTAATACTACAAGTTACGCCGGTACTATCAGCGGTAACGGTAATCTGCTCAAGCAAGGTACCGGAGGTTTAACCTTAACCGGTAATGTCACGCTTAATGCACCGGGCTCTGAGCTTCTGGTAACCGGCGGCAGTCTAAACATCAGCGGGGGTAGCCAGACTCAAATTACCAAAGGAACGGTGGATAGTAACGCGGCACTGAACCTCAGTGACACGGGTACCAACGTCCAGTTCAATGACTTGTATGTGGGTAATTCAGCCAGCAGTAGCAGCACCTTCTTCATTAACAGCGGCGCTCAGGCGCATATTAACAATATTCTGTATATAGGCTCACTGGCCAATTCGCAGGGTAGCGTGTTGGTTAACGGAGCCGGCACATTGCTGGATGCCAACAGCGTGTTGGTAGGGAATGGGGCAGGAGGTGGCACCCTTAATTTGAACAACTCCGGGGTGTTGTTAACCAGCAAACTCCAGCGAGGAACTGGCACCATCGGTGCGGTTGATTTTAACGGTGGAATTTTACAGGCTAAAGGTGACAGTACTGATTTTATCAGCGGGTTTTCTGAGGGTGAACTGACGTTAGGCGCGTCAGGAGGTACCATTGACTCAAACGGTTTTAATATCGCAACCGATAATATCTTTAACAGAACCGGCAGATTAACCAAGATCGGCAGTGGCACATTCACCTTAACCGGCGTTAACACCTATACTGGCGGCACCTCCGTATCAGGAGGAACACTACGTCTGACCGGAGTCGGTGCCGTTGGTTCTGGCGGTGTGAATATCGCTTCCGGTGCGTCAATGTTTGTTGATACACCTTCCTCTGGAAATTACAGCTTTAATAATGCCCTGACCGGCAACGGTTTACTTCAGGTGGGGTTACTTAACGCCAGTAATACTTTCCAGTTTGGTAGCGGAGCCGGTAATGCGTTTGCCGGTACGGTGCAACTGGGTAACAGCAGTTTTGCACTATCTGGTACTAATACCTCGGTACTAACCAATGCCACCTTACAGCTGGATAGTGGCAGCACCACCTCGGTAGGGGCTGGCACTCAGAATATTGGTGGATTGACGCTAAATGGCGGCTCGCTGATTTTTAATAATCTGGCGACTGGGGTGATTAACACCGGCGCGTTAACGCTGACTTCCGGAAGCGTCGCCATTGATCCCAGCGCGATTACTAATATTAGCGGTAATATTCTGGGTCAGGATGACGGCGTTGATTTTCGTTTAATTACCGCCAGCAGCGTAGCTGGCAGTGCTGCAAATCTGACGCTGACGGATCTTTCAGGTAATCCGGTGGTTGAAACCGCAGATGTTATTCAGAATAGCAATCTGGTTGCCATTGGCTCCTACGACTTCGCGCTGGGTGATGATGCTACCGGACTTTATACCCGCTACTCTCTGTCGCAGTTGGATTTGCAGAATGGGCAGACGTTAACGCTATCTGGCGATGCGACAGCGCCAACCGGTATGGATGAATTACATGCCAAAATCACCGGCAGCGGCAGCCTGCTAATCAATGCAACCAACAGTATTACCCTGAATAATCTGGCGAATGATTATAGCGGTGCCACCACGGTAGGTACCGGCTCGTTGATTCTTGGCAGTAATAATGCATTGGGGAATACCAGCGGTCTGACCATCAATAGTGGTGCTACCGCTAATCTGAATGGTAAAACTCAAACGATAGGTTTGCTAAACGGCGCAGGCAGTTTGAATGTTAATGCGGGTGATTTGGTTATTACTGGTGGTGGCTTCCTTAGCGGTGTTATCAGCGGTAGTGCCGGTAATCTTACCCTGCAAGGGGGGGATTTATTATTAACCGGTAATAACAGCTATACCGGTACCACCAATATTAATAGCGGCACAACGCTACAAATTGGCAACGGTAATACTACTGGGGATTATGCCGGAAATATTGCCAACAACGGTCAGGTTGTTTTTAACCGTAGCAATGCTTCATCCTATACCGGAATCATTAGCGGTAGTGGTTATCTGTCAAAATTTGGTACAGGTACGCTGACTCTGAGCGGTGTTAATACTTATCAGGGTGGTAGTCAAATCAGCTTCGGTACTGTGGTCGCTACTCAGGGTAACGCACTGGGAACTGGCACGGTTAACAATAATTCAACGCTGGAGTTGAATTTCGCCAGCGACAGTACACTCAGTAACGTTTTAACCGGGGCGGGTTATCTGGTAAAAACCGGTTCCGGTATAGCCACTCTGAACAGCCTTGGCTCCACCCAGGGCAATATTACGGTTAATCAGGGCACTTTAGCCTTCACCCAAGACGGCATATTTAATGCCACCAGTTTGACGACCGCCGATGGAGCAACAACCGATCTGGCAGGAGAGTCCATTCTAAACCTGAGCGGTGCATTAACTCAAAACAACACTTCCATATTAAATGTCGGCGTAGGCAGCGGCCAGACCGCAATTAACGCCGATACCGCCTCACTGGGCGGTACACTCAACATCACCGATTTCAATGCTAATGTACCGAATAACGCCAGTGCATTAATTGGTACTGAATTTACTGTTATTCATACCATCAATGGCATCACTAATGATTTTACTACCGTCGATCTGGATGGCGTGCAAAGTGATGTGGATTACCTGACGCTGGCCGGTCGGGTAGTTAACGGCGTGGACTACAATGTAGGTCTTCATTTGACCTGGCAGGCCGGTGCCTTATTAGGCAATGGGGTATTTACGCTGGGTGATGCCAGTGACCTGTTTAATGTGGATGTAGTACTGGCGGACCAGACCGGACCTTTTACCAGCAATTGGGATGGTAAAACGCTGACCAAAGAGGGCGCTGGTACCCTGCAACTCTCCTCGGTGAATACTTACACCGGTAGCACCCTGATTAATGGTGGCACCTTACAGACAGGCATTGCTAATGCCTTTGCTACCAGTAGTAATGTGACAGTGAATAGCGGCGCTACGCTGGATTTGAACAACTTTAATCAGCAAGCCAATAATCTGAGCGGCGGGGGAAGTATTACGCTGGGTAGCGCGGCATTAACCGCTAATAACAGTACAGATACCGCTTTTGGTGGTGTCATTAGTGGAACGGGTAATCTGATTAAAGACAGTACCGGAACCCTGACGCTGAGCGGTATTAATACCTATCAGGGGGGAACCACTATCAACACCGGTACCCTGAAGGTGACTCAGGGGGGGCTCTGGGAACCGGAGCCGTTAATAATAACGATATGTTGGAGCTGA
- a CDS encoding helix-turn-helix domain-containing protein gives MYTPSSEFNTHIQVLLEAFLKSDKIEEVTIKKGSKYPITDRVFCIQKGVFPVYMNREDRLLSYAEGPTIFGLAYLYTPTIDHYIKTNKTSTILTLSIEEARRIIKEENLYESFICIQSHNVGLLFEMYERTITSSNYAFIRALLIDLDQSSNAVKESVTVASYIIKRSGLSRSYVMLVLSELRKGDYIHMEDGKLTGITSLPERF, from the coding sequence ATGTACACACCATCCAGCGAATTCAACACGCATATTCAAGTCCTGTTAGAGGCTTTTCTAAAAAGCGATAAGATTGAAGAGGTTACAATTAAAAAAGGGAGCAAATACCCCATTACTGATCGTGTTTTCTGTATTCAGAAAGGGGTATTTCCTGTCTATATGAATCGTGAAGATCGTTTATTGAGTTATGCTGAAGGCCCTACTATTTTTGGTTTGGCTTATCTTTATACCCCAACAATTGACCATTATATAAAGACCAATAAAACCAGTACCATATTGACTTTGTCCATCGAAGAAGCGCGCCGAATCATAAAAGAAGAAAATCTGTATGAGTCATTTATTTGTATACAGTCGCATAATGTAGGCTTACTTTTTGAAATGTACGAGAGAACCATCACTTCCAGTAACTATGCTTTTATTCGCGCTCTGCTTATCGATTTAGATCAGAGTAGCAATGCAGTAAAAGAGTCCGTGACAGTAGCCTCTTATATTATTAAACGTTCAGGACTATCTCGTAGTTATGTGATGTTGGTACTGTCAGAGCTAAGAAAAGGTGATTATATCCATATGGAAGATGGCAAATTGACTGGGATAACATCGTTACCG